The Tautonia plasticadhaerens nucleotide sequence GGGCCCCGATCGCGTCGAGGAGGGGTCAGAACTGGTCGGCGCTGACGACCTCGCCGCCGGCCTTGGTGCCGAGGGCCCACCAGGTCTGCAGGCCGATCGTCTCCTTGATGAAGCGGACGGAGCCGTCGGCCATGGCCGTGTTCACGCCGCCGGGGTGGTAGCTGGTGGGGGGCTCGGTGCCCCAGAGGTCGAGCGACCAGGTGTTGGGCGGGGCGTTGGTGCATCGCCGGCTGTTGGGGGGGCCGACGTGGTTGTAGAGGTTGTTGACGTAGCCGGGATAGGTGTACTGCCAGCCGACGCCGCGGTCGTTGCGGATCGAGGCCGTGCCGGGGGCGATGGACTGGCAGGAGGCCAGCATGGCCATGACGGTGGCGGCGGATCGGGTCCGGTTGTTGAAGTTGGTGGGGAAGACGCCCCGGGCCTCGTTCCCCTTGCCGCCGCCGGCGACGACGCTGTTGGTGGTGCCGCTGATCCCCTCGCTCCAGAGGGCGGTGTTGCTGGTGCCGTCCCGCATGGCGGCGAAGCCGACGGTCTTGGCGGTGGCGAGCAGGGACGTCTCGTCGGCCGGGTAGTCCCAGGGGGAGTACCGGCTCGGGATGACCGGGCCGCTGTAGCCGCCCAGGGCGAAGGGGCCGCCGAGGTTGCCCAGGTAGTTGGTCACCGGGGTCGTGACCTCGGCGGAGTCGGACGGGCACATGAACGAGGCGATCTTGGTGTCGAAGACGGTCTTGTTGCCGAGCCAGAGGTTGGGGGCGGCGGTGGTGTTGCCCATCACGCCGAGCGAGGCGTTGTAGGCGTTGTAGAGCGTGCCCTGCTCGATGAACTGGAGGACGCCGACCATCGGGGCGACGCCCCAGCCCCAGCAGCCGTCGTTGCCGGGGCAGGGCCAGAGGCTGCCCGAGGGGACGGCGTTGTTCACGTCGTGGTAGTTGTGGGTCGCCAGGGCGATCTGCTTCAGGTTGTTGGTGCACTGGGCCCGTCGGGCGGCCTCCCGGGCGCTCTGCACGGCCGGCAGTAAGAGGGCGATGAGCACGCCGATGATGGCGATCACCACCAGCAGCTCGATCAGCGTGAATCCGCGTCGAGTCCGATTCATGGCAGCTTCTCCACGTTCCGTCGGGACGAGATGGGGCGGGCCGGCCCCCGGGAGACGCCCCGGGGCGGCGATGATGACGGCAAGGGTGCGGAGAGGTGGATCGGGTTGGCCCCTTGCTTACTGGACGGGGGGGGGACCGGGCGGCGGGCCGGGGAGCCCGGACGACTCCTGGTAGGGCGGCGGGGGCGTGGGCTCGCCCGGGCTGGTCTCCGCGGAGGAGGCGCCGGCCGGCACCTCGTACACGGGCTCGGGTTCCGGTTCCCCGCAACCGGCAAGCATCAAGGAAACCGCGACGATCGACGCGAAGGCGACCGACGCTCGGGAGACGCGATCGATGGGATTCATGGGGAGGTCGTCTGCGTGCGAATGGGTGAGGCCTCGGGGGCGAGGTCGGGGACGCCAGCACCCTCGCTTCTACTTGAGCGGCCATGGGGCCGTCAAGGAGGTGTTCAGCAAATGATGGAGGTGACCCCGGGCCATGTGATGACGTGCCGAATCGCGGGGGGCGTGTCGCGGGGGTAGCCCCGGGCCGGTCGTCCCGGGGGCCGTGAGGGCCCGCCGGGCGACCCGGACGGGGCCGGGCGTGGTCAGCGGGGGGGGGTGGAGGGGGTCCGGGCGACCTGGCCCTCGGCGATCCGGACGTGGCTGTTGGAGCTGACGGCGGCCGACTCGGGCAGGTCGTCCCAGTAGACCTTCACGTCGAAATTGGCGACGGCCTGGCCGGAAGGGGGGGCCTTCTG carries:
- a CDS encoding DUF1559 domain-containing protein, with the translated sequence MNRTRRGFTLIELLVVIAIIGVLIALLLPAVQSAREAARRAQCTNNLKQIALATHNYHDVNNAVPSGSLWPCPGNDGCWGWGVAPMVGVLQFIEQGTLYNAYNASLGVMGNTTAAPNLWLGNKTVFDTKIASFMCPSDSAEVTTPVTNYLGNLGGPFALGGYSGPVIPSRYSPWDYPADETSLLATAKTVGFAAMRDGTSNTALWSEGISGTTNSVVAGGGKGNEARGVFPTNFNNRTRSAATVMAMLASCQSIAPGTASIRNDRGVGWQYTYPGYVNNLYNHVGPPNSRRCTNAPPNTWSLDLWGTEPPTSYHPGGVNTAMADGSVRFIKETIGLQTWWALGTKAGGEVVSADQF